Within the Merismopedia glauca CCAP 1448/3 genome, the region GTTCTCTGGTGCTAATTCCACCAGAGGCTTTGATTCCAATCCGATCTTTAGCCACTTCTTTGATTAATTTCACATCAGCAAGGCTAACACCACCAAACCAACCAGTACAGGTTTTAATAAATGTAGCTCCAGCATCTAAACAAATTTCTACTGCTAATTGTTTCTCTGCATCTGTGAGTAAATTAGTTTCAATAATTACTTTAGTAACTAATCCAATTCCTGAGCAAATACCTGCCAATTCTCGATATATGTCATCTGTTTGACCTAATTTTACCCATCCTAAGTTAATGACAACATCTAATTCTTTCGCTCCATTCTCTGCTGCTTCTTGAGCTTCATAGAGCTTAGTTGCACTAGTAGTGGCTCCTGTGGGAAAACCAATAACGCTACAAACTTTAGTTTGTTTGCCGTGTAGTAACTCTACAGCTTGTCGCACATGGGTGGGGTAAATGCAAACAGTGGCAAAACGGAATCGTTCAGCTTGTTCGCAGCATTTTGCTAATTGTTCCGAAGTCGCTGTCGGATTTAAAAGAGCATGATCGATGAAGGGAGCTAGATCGATGTTTTCCGCATTTGTATCCATCAGGTTACCTTTTTTGCCTAGCTTCTCCCAGTATGCAAGGTTTTGATCTATTTGGATCTTGACAAAAAAAATTTGGTTTTGGGAATTAGGGATAACCGTCTCAAGTTACTGCGATCGCGCACTAGCTCATAGTCTATCCTGGTAGTTAAGAGCTATTGAACCAAAACTATGCGAGCAGGTTGGCGAATTGGATCTATTTTTGGCATTCCTCTCTACATAGACTCTTCTTGGTTTGTCATTTTCATTTTGATTGCTATGGCAAATTTTAGCGACCTCTATGCAGTCTGGGGATTGCTGTTGGCGGGAATAGCTGGAATTTCGATGGCATTGCTATTTTTCACTTCTGTACTATTTCACGAACTCGGTCATAGTTTAGTCGCCATGTCCCAAGGAATTCAAGTGAAATCAATCACTCTATTTTTCTTTGGGGGATTGGCTTCGATTGAAAAAGAATCAAAAAATCCCACCCAAGCTTTACAAGTAGCCCTAGCTGGTCCTGGTGTCAGCATAATTCTATATGGTCTATTTTATCTAGTAACACTGTTAGCACCAGATCGGAGTTTGCTTCAGGTAATAGCTGAGTATTTAGCGACATTGAATTTAGTCTTAGCTGTATTTAATATGCTTCCTGGGTTACCTCTAGATGGAGGACAAGCTTTAAAAGCTTTGGTATGGAAATTTACAGGTAGTCGTAGCCAAGGAGTGCGTTGGGCAGCAAATAGCGGTAAAATCGTCGGCTGGATCGGAATTGTCCTAGGTTTATCCTTGTTTTTAATTACTGGTAGTTTAGGCGGAATTTGGCCAGCTTTGATTGGTTGGTTTATTTTGAGTAATGCCAATAACTGCGATCGCCTCAATACCCTACAAGATATTCTCTCCCAGCTAACTGCGGTTCAGGTGATGACTCGTGAGTTTAAAGTAGTTGATGCTCGAATGAGTTTGCGCCAGTTTGTTGATGAATACCTGCTTAAAGACGCTTGGTCAGCTAAAGGTGAGACTCGCTTAAGTTTACCTTACTATGCGGCGGCAGAAGGTCGTTATCGAGGAGCAGTAGAGGTAGAAAAAATTCAAAACATGGAGCGCAGTCTCTGGGAAACTGAGACTTTACAAACCGCTCTTACCCCTTTATCCGAAATATTCTCCTTACCTGAAAATGCTCCTTTATCAGAGGTTATCAACGGTTTGGAAGCTGAAAATTTAGGATTTATGACGATTCTTTCTCCGGCTGGAAGTGTAAGTGGAGTTATCGATCGCGGTGATATAGTTCGTTCTGTGGCTAAGCGGTTGAATTTAGAGCTTCCTGAAGCTGAAATTCAAAAGATTAAGCTGGAAGGTAAGTATCCTATAGGTTTACAATTACAGGCTATAGCTAAAACAACTAATTGATGTGAGTTCGGAGTATGTGCTGCGTGCAGGCTACGCTAACCTTCCTCCTGTGTCTCAACTCAATTCTAGTAAACCAGGTGGAGGAGTGATTTCTACCCGTTTTTGACTCAAATCAACCACAGGGACGATTTCTCTAACAAATGGAATCAGTAAATCCTGCTTTTTCTTGGGTTTACTACCCTCTTCATCGATAATTAAATCGGTGACTTCAGGACGACGCACTACCAATAAGTCATTTCCAGCAGCAATTATATCTACTACTAAACCAATATATTCACCTGAATCGCGGTGGAATACTTCTAGATCCTGCAAATCCAGAACGTGATATTCATCAGCACCTAAAGTCGGGCGATCGCTTTCAGGCACCATTAGTTTACTACCACGTAATGCATCTGCTTCTTTGATGTGTTCTAAACCTGCTAATTTGACTATATAAAGTCCCTTCCCAGGCATAAAGCGCCCTTCTAGTAACTCAACAGCTTCCGGTTCTTTGGCATCTTTCCGCAATAACCAGCGAGTTCCTGCATTTTCAAACCGTTCGGGAAAATCAGTATTGGGATAAACCCTGACTTCCCCTTTCATACCGTGACTCGCTACAATTGTCCCAATTTCTAACCAGCTAGATTCTGTCATTTAAACCTTAAAAGTAAGTTATTGGTTGAGAGAAGGAAGAGGGAAGAGGGAAGAAGGAAGAAGGAAATAGAACTGCTTAGCAGTTTAATTCCGATTGATAAAGCTTTCCTTAGCATTCTCACCACCTACTCCCTACTAGTGCTGAAACTATACAGCTAAAGGCTGGTATATTTTGCTGATTACTTGAGCTAATCTCTGCATTCCTGTGACTATTTCGGGATCTTCTGCCGTTAGGCTAATGCGGATGCACTGATGCTTGTGTGCCCATTCTTCTTGCAATCCAGGGAAGAAGGTACTACCAGGAACTACAATAATTCCCACTTGCTTCAATTGTTGATACAGTTCCCAATCAGTAATGGGTAAATCTTGAAACCACATCCACGCAAAAATTGCCCCTTCTCCCCGATGTAATAACCAGGGTATGTCTTGAGGCATATATTCTTGTAGGCTTGATTCAACTACAGTAAACTTGTTTTGGTAGTATGGACGAATCACCTGCTCCGCAATGTCAGCTAATTCTCCAGAAGCTATAGCTTTGGCGGCTATGGCTTGTCCGTAACGGGCGGAGTGGATGCACATATTGGTTTGAAAAGATTCTAACACCCCAACTAATGCTTCATCTCCGATCGCCACACCAATCCGTTCTCCTGGTAAACCTGCCTTGGATAGGCTGAGACAATGCAGAATATTACCACCAAACAGGGGCTGCATATCAGTGAAATTTAATGCTGGAAATGGCGGTGCGTAGGCTGAGTCAATAATAACTGGAACATCATGTTCGCTAGCTAAATCAGCGATTTTTTTGACTTCTTCGTCAGTTAACACGTTACCCGTCGGGTTACAAGGACGAGAGAACATCACGCAACCAGTACTTTCATCAATCTTGAACTGGCTAAAATCGGGGCGATATTTGAAGCGGTGATTAGCTTCATCAATTTCTAGGGTGGGTTTGTAGGCAAATAATGCTTCGGGAGCCAGCGTTAAGCCCCCATAACCCGTGTATTCTGGACTTAATGGCAAAACTATCCGTTTAAGTTGACCAGCGCTGCTATAACCCCCAAAGGCGTTAGCTGCGTAGAAATAAAGATTTTGACTTCCTGGAGTAATTAAGATGTTGCGTTCTGTGAGATTTAACCCGTAGCGGCGGTTAAAATCGGTTTTGATGGCTTCAATCAAAGGTTCATATCCCTGACTATCACCATAACGACAAACTACTTGACCGTAATCCGAGCTATCTAACAATTCTTTCGTATATTTTCGCCACAACTGCTCTACAGGCTCTAATATAACTGGATTTCCCGGACTTAGATTAATGTAGTGTTGTCCTTTACCAGTTTGCAGAGTTTCCTTGATATCTTTCATAATCGCACGTACCCCAGTGAGGTTAGACATGCGATCGCCGATTTTAGTTAGAGCAGGTTCCATAATATGCTGTTGAGTGTGAGGCTTAGAGTATTTTAGGACTTCATTCGATCTATATTACTTAACTTGAGCCTGAGAGTCCTAATAAGTACCTGGTCAAAATTAATTAGATAGTTGAGAGCGGGAATCGGGATATGCGCTGCGCGCAGCCTGCGGCTACGGGAATCGGGAACACAAAATATACAAATAATTTTGTTTAAGTACTTATCTATTAATCCTAACGATTGATACCGCAAATTTCATTAACTCAAGCTAAGTGAAACCAATCTAGCCAAACAGTAGTTCGTATAATAAAGGTATGCCTAAGAAAATAAGAGAGCTAAGATATATTCTCTTAAAAGCAGGTTTTCAGATCGTTAGAACCAAAGGCAGTCATCAACGATGGGTTCACCCTCTGCTACCAGAATTTCCTCTGACTATTGCGGGTAAAGATGGAGATGATGCCAAGGCATATCTTGAGAAACTAGTTGAGACAGCCATAAATGCTCTTCAAGACAAAGAATTATGAAACATAAGTACAGTATTAATATTATTTGGTCTGACGAAGACGAATGTTATTTAGTAGAGTTACCTGAATTTGCTCATCAACTACAGCGATACTTTACGCATGGTGAGACATATGAAGAGGCTCTAGCCAATGCTCAGGAAGTCTTGGAACTCCTAATTGAAGATTATCAGGCAACAGGTCAACCTTTACCCCATCCCCTAGAAATAGCTGCCTATTAAAAGCCAACTTTTCCAATCTGGTGTTGCTGAATCAAGGTATGAACTAGGTTGACACCCCAATTCGGAATAGTGAGAAATAGGGGCGAAAGAAAACCCAATCAACAATCAACAATGTGTTCAAACTTGGAATTGCGTCTAGATGATATTTTACCCAGATGAATTTATTGATTTTTCTCTCCCAGTACACTCCAGGGATTAGGAGTATTGATCGCTTCAGGTTGCAATTTAAATAAGGTTAATCCGATACTAATTGAAGCAAAGCTTAATATGCTGGAAACAACCAATATTTTCGTGAATAATAGCCAACGATTTGGGCGATCTTTTCCTGGAAAAGTTTCTGAAGGTAGTTCGGTTTCGCTACAGATACAAAAGCGATTACTTACCTTTGCTTCTAAAGTGACTTCGGTTCTACTAACATTAACTAAATTCAACTCTCTTAATTGACCAAGGGCTTCAAATACTTCAGTGTAACTATAGGATTTCTCTCTAAATTCACCCGTCCAGGCTTGAAAATCTTGTAAATCGATTTTAAGCTTGTTATCAGTAGGGACTCGCAATAATACCCATTGATAAAGTAGACTAGCGCAGGGGGAAAGTTTAGCTTCTAACATCGGTAAATCTTATAAGTCTAAAAAAGGAGATAATTCCAGCCCTGTCAATTGCTTGGCGCTAAAGGGCTAAAATACTTTTTTATAGCAGTACGCATCAAGGTTAGGACACTCAAGAAGACTGGAACCATTGAAGCAACTGGTTTTAACTTCTGACTTCTGACTTCTGAGTTCTGACTTTTGCCATATATCTATTTTCAGAATTAATTGTAGCTTAAGATACAGTTGAAAGTTCAATAATATGAGTTACAAGAGCTTAAGTTCTGTAACTAATTTGTAGCAATTTTTAGGTAATGATTTGAGCAAACAAAGATTAGACACCTTACTTGTAGAGAAAGAACTATGCACCTCTCGCCAACAAGCTCAAGGACTAATTAGAGCCGGATTGGTGTTAATAAATCAACAAATTGTAGATAAACCAGGAACTGAGGTTAATCTAGATGCTTTAATTACAATTAAACAGCGATCGCCCTACGTTTCTAGAGGTGGTGAAAAGCTAGCCAAAGCTTTGCAGGTATTCGACGTATCTATAAGCAATAGAATCTGTCTTGATGGCGGAATCTCTACAGGTGGGTTTACCGATTGTTTGCTGCAAGCAGGTGCCAAACTAGTTTATGGCATTGATGTCGGTTACGGACAACTAGATTGGCGTTTGCGGAATGATGAGCGAGTCATCGTCAGAGAACGGACGAATTTGCGCTATCTCAAACCAGAAGATTTATATGGAAATTCCGCCGCGCAAATTCCAGATTTAGGCGTTGTAGATGTTTCCTTTATCTCGTTGAACAAGATTTTACCTGCTTTAGTTGATTTACTAATTGCACCCAAAGAACTCATTTTGCTCGTCAAACCGCAATTTGAAGTAGGTAGAGAACAAGTCGGCAAAAAAGGGGTAGTGAGAGATTCGCAAGTACAAGCAGGGGCGATCGCTCAAGTGTTATCCTCTGCTATAGAGCTAGGATGGGGATATCGCGGTTTAACTTGGTCGCCTCTAGTGGGACCAGCCGGAAATATAGAATATTTGCTGTGGTTGAGTCAAATAAGTACTGAATCCATACCAGATAGAGACTCAATTGACGAAATTACTGATGCTGCAAGGCAATGTTTATCAAATTGAGCAACAAGCCTTGGCGAATTAATTCGCGGCTATACAAACGAAGTCCGCCTACGCGGACTATTAGGCGGGTTAATATACCAAATCACTAAATTACTGCTACGTATGAATTTTCTGTAGGGGCGCAATGCATTGCGCCCCTACCCAGAATTGTCGCTAGCGCGTCTATTTTTGTATAGCGCCAGACTTCAGTCTGAGCGTCTTCTATTCAAAAACTTGGAGATCATCCCCAAATTCCGACACTGTTTGCTTATTTTGAAGAAAACAATTATTTGTATTTAATTCAGCAATTTATCCCAGGAGAAGACTTATTAAATGAATTAAAAAAACAAGGGACTTTTGATCAAACAAAAATTAGAGAATTGCTGAATGAGTTATTACCAATTCTGCAATTTATTCACGATAATAAAGTCATTCATCGCGACTTGAAACCAGATAATATTATGCGTCGTCAAGTTGACGGTAAATTAATATTAATTGATTTTGGAGTTGCCAAACAAAAAGGTGGAACATTATTAACTCAACAGGGAACTACTGTAGGTACGCCAGGATACGCACCGATAGAACAAATGAACGGAGTTACCTATCCTGCTAGCGACTTGTATAGTTTGGGCGTTACTTGCATTCGGTTGATGACAGGATGCTTGCGAAAACTAGATGGTTCTGATGAACTTTTCAATCATTTAGAAGGCGGTTGGGCGTGGCGAGATAAGTTACCATCAGGGATAACTGTTACTACAGAACTGGGAGATATTTTAGATAAGTTGTTGCAAGATTATGCCAAGCAGCGTTATCAATCTGCGGCTGAAGTTTTAAGTGTTTTGCGTCAACAGCCAACACCTATACCACCAAGTCAACCAGCGACTCAACCTTTAGGAACAACAATTATTGTCAATCCTATTCCTTCCGTAAAATCACCGACACCTCCAACACCAAGCATTCCTACCATAGTTACTCCTCAAGCAAATTTCCAACTTAAAACTTTTGGATTTGAAGTAGTGACTTTAAAAGTTGTGGAACAGCCTGGATTTTGGGGTAACAAAACTACTATAGAAACTTATAAAAATCGCGCACAAGCTAACTACTTTGTTGAAGATTTAGGTGGTGGAATAACTTTAGAAATGGTAGAAATTTCTGGGGGAAGATTTACAATGGGTTCTCCAGCCTCAGAAGCAGGTAGAAAGGACAATGAGAGTCCCCAACATGAAGTTACTATTTCACCCTTCTTCATGGGCAAATTTACCGTTACTCAAGCTCAATGGCAAGCAGTCGCTAGCTTACCAAAAATTAAAACAGATTTAAAATCAGATCCCTCAAACTTTAAAGGAAAAAATCAACCAGTAGAACGAGTTTCATGGTATGGTGCAGTAGAGTTCTGTGCCAGACTATCCCAAAAAAGCGGACGAACCTACCGCCTACCGAGCGAAACCGAATGGGAATATGCCTGTCGCGCTGGGACTACAACCCCTTTCCACTTCGGGCAAACTATTACTACCGATTTGGCGAACTATAATGGTAATTACACCTATGGTTCTGCTCCAAAAGGTAAATATCGAGAACAAACCACAGAGGTCGGCACCTTTTCACCCAATGCTTTCGGGTTATACGATATGCACGGGAATGTTTGGGAATGGTGTGCGGATGTGTGGCACGAAAATTATAATAGCGCACCTGCAAACGGAAGCGTTTGGAGTGCAGGTGGAGATAATTCTATAAGAATACTGCGCGGTGGCTCGTGGTACGACTTTCCTCGCAGCTGCCGTTCGGCTGATCGGGTCGGGTTCGGTCCCGACTACGATTACGACTTTAGCGGGTTTCGGGTTCTCTTGTCTTCCCCAGGCTCTTGACTTACCCTAAGTCCTCTTAAACTTTTACCCTCTACACTTTCTTTTTTTTTCTCTCTTACTCCGCCGCTAGGCGGATCGATTTTTTTTGAAGATTAGAGGTTTGTATGATTTACCATGTTTAAGTGTAGGGGCGCAATGCGTTGCGCCCCTACTTCCCAAATCTTTGAGGTATCGAGAAGCATATGCAGCCTACCGCAGAACTCTCGATAATACAAAAAACTATGACTTAGTTAAATGATATTTTTTCATCATACAGCATTTGCCTCAAAATTACAAACTAAAAGCGATGCCATCATTCAAACGATAATTTTCGTTGGTTGACAACACAATCTTGAAGATATAAACCGATTAATTCTGGGTAAGAAATTCCTTTTTCTTGAGCTAGTACCTCAAAATATTCAATGACATCAATTCCCAAGGGTCAAGTTACTTGTTGCTTCAATTGTTTAGCAAAGGGATTCGGGCGACTTTTCATTTGGGAAAGATTGTATTCTTCTTTCATAGTTTTATCCTTGATATTCTTTACTTTTTAGACGTAGCACTGCTACGTCTCTACATTTTTGCTACGTCTCTATGTTTAATCCTGACTGTAATTCTTGGCGCAAACGATAGACAATGGTATCTTTGGAAACTTCAGCTAAAATTTCTTCAATGACGGCGTTAGAGCCAAATTCGCCCCAATTGCAGCCTCTTTCTAGATAGACTTGAGTGGCTTTCCCGACGATGTATGTGCCATAACCAGCGATTCCCGCTTGAGCGATCGCTGCTCCTAAATATCCGGTAATACTCAGGGGATTTTCGCCGCTAGAAATAGCTAGAGCGCTTTTCCCTAAGCCCAAGAACAAACTACTTCCCAATTCCCCTAGAATTAGGGTTCCAGAACTGATGAAAAGCGATCGCAATAATTGCCCAACTTGGTAACCAGTGATGGGTAAGTTGTATAGTTTAGCTAAAGCCCGAATCATCGCTAAATCTGTGAGACTAGCCGCTAAAACATCCAAAACGGCGATAGGATTGATGGCGACAGCTAAGGCTTTATATTTGGCATAACGCCAGATTAGTTCTTCTGCGTCTGCTTGTAATATATCTAACGTTTTCCGAGCGATATCTGATTCAGCATCTCTA harbors:
- the deoC gene encoding deoxyribose-phosphate aldolase, whose amino-acid sequence is MDTNAENIDLAPFIDHALLNPTATSEQLAKCCEQAERFRFATVCIYPTHVRQAVELLHGKQTKVCSVIGFPTGATTSATKLYEAQEAAENGAKELDVVINLGWVKLGQTDDIYRELAGICSGIGLVTKVIIETNLLTDAEKQLAVEICLDAGATFIKTCTGWFGGVSLADVKLIKEVAKDRIGIKASGGISTRE
- a CDS encoding site-2 protease family protein gives rise to the protein MRAGWRIGSIFGIPLYIDSSWFVIFILIAMANFSDLYAVWGLLLAGIAGISMALLFFTSVLFHELGHSLVAMSQGIQVKSITLFFFGGLASIEKESKNPTQALQVALAGPGVSIILYGLFYLVTLLAPDRSLLQVIAEYLATLNLVLAVFNMLPGLPLDGGQALKALVWKFTGSRSQGVRWAANSGKIVGWIGIVLGLSLFLITGSLGGIWPALIGWFILSNANNCDRLNTLQDILSQLTAVQVMTREFKVVDARMSLRQFVDEYLLKDAWSAKGETRLSLPYYAAAEGRYRGAVEVEKIQNMERSLWETETLQTALTPLSEIFSLPENAPLSEVINGLEAENLGFMTILSPAGSVSGVIDRGDIVRSVAKRLNLELPEAEIQKIKLEGKYPIGLQLQAIAKTTN
- the rimM gene encoding ribosome maturation factor RimM (Essential for efficient processing of 16S rRNA); the protein is MTESSWLEIGTIVASHGMKGEVRVYPNTDFPERFENAGTRWLLRKDAKEPEAVELLEGRFMPGKGLYIVKLAGLEHIKEADALRGSKLMVPESDRPTLGADEYHVLDLQDLEVFHRDSGEYIGLVVDIIAAGNDLLVVRRPEVTDLIIDEEGSKPKKKQDLLIPFVREIVPVVDLSQKRVEITPPPGLLELS
- a CDS encoding valine--pyruvate transaminase; the encoded protein is MEPALTKIGDRMSNLTGVRAIMKDIKETLQTGKGQHYINLSPGNPVILEPVEQLWRKYTKELLDSSDYGQVVCRYGDSQGYEPLIEAIKTDFNRRYGLNLTERNILITPGSQNLYFYAANAFGGYSSAGQLKRIVLPLSPEYTGYGGLTLAPEALFAYKPTLEIDEANHRFKYRPDFSQFKIDESTGCVMFSRPCNPTGNVLTDEEVKKIADLASEHDVPVIIDSAYAPPFPALNFTDMQPLFGGNILHCLSLSKAGLPGERIGVAIGDEALVGVLESFQTNMCIHSARYGQAIAAKAIASGELADIAEQVIRPYYQNKFTVVESSLQEYMPQDIPWLLHRGEGAIFAWMWFQDLPITDWELYQQLKQVGIIVVPGSTFFPGLQEEWAHKHQCIRISLTAEDPEIVTGMQRLAQVISKIYQPLAV
- a CDS encoding type II toxin-antitoxin system HicA family toxin, producing the protein MPKKIRELRYILLKAGFQIVRTKGSHQRWVHPLLPEFPLTIAGKDGDDAKAYLEKLVETAINALQDKEL
- a CDS encoding type II toxin-antitoxin system HicB family antitoxin; the protein is MKHKYSINIIWSDEDECYLVELPEFAHQLQRYFTHGETYEEALANAQEVLELLIEDYQATGQPLPHPLEIAAY
- a CDS encoding TlyA family RNA methyltransferase codes for the protein MSKQRLDTLLVEKELCTSRQQAQGLIRAGLVLINQQIVDKPGTEVNLDALITIKQRSPYVSRGGEKLAKALQVFDVSISNRICLDGGISTGGFTDCLLQAGAKLVYGIDVGYGQLDWRLRNDERVIVRERTNLRYLKPEDLYGNSAAQIPDLGVVDVSFISLNKILPALVDLLIAPKELILLVKPQFEVGREQVGKKGVVRDSQVQAGAIAQVLSSAIELGWGYRGLTWSPLVGPAGNIEYLLWLSQISTESIPDRDSIDEITDAARQCLSN
- a CDS encoding bifunctional serine/threonine-protein kinase/formylglycine-generating enzyme family protein; translated protein: MQKLGDHPQIPTLFAYFEENNYLYLIQQFIPGEDLLNELKKQGTFDQTKIRELLNELLPILQFIHDNKVIHRDLKPDNIMRRQVDGKLILIDFGVAKQKGGTLLTQQGTTVGTPGYAPIEQMNGVTYPASDLYSLGVTCIRLMTGCLRKLDGSDELFNHLEGGWAWRDKLPSGITVTTELGDILDKLLQDYAKQRYQSAAEVLSVLRQQPTPIPPSQPATQPLGTTIIVNPIPSVKSPTPPTPSIPTIVTPQANFQLKTFGFEVVTLKVVEQPGFWGNKTTIETYKNRAQANYFVEDLGGGITLEMVEISGGRFTMGSPASEAGRKDNESPQHEVTISPFFMGKFTVTQAQWQAVASLPKIKTDLKSDPSNFKGKNQPVERVSWYGAVEFCARLSQKSGRTYRLPSETEWEYACRAGTTTPFHFGQTITTDLANYNGNYTYGSAPKGKYREQTTEVGTFSPNAFGLYDMHGNVWEWCADVWHENYNSAPANGSVWSAGGDNSIRILRGGSWYDFPRSCRSADRVGFGPDYDYDFSGFRVLLSSPGS